The Calditrichota bacterium DNA segment ATCGTGGCAAATCAGCCAGCGGTGTTGGCTGGCGTGCTGGACATCGATGCGTCGGACAAAGGGGCGCGTTTCGTGCGTTTCTGCGACTGCTTCAATATTCCCCTGGTCACTTTTGTGGACGTCCCCGGTTTCCTGCCCGGCACGGCCCAAGAGTTCGGCGGCATCATCAGGCACGGGGCAAAGCTCCTCTATGCCTATTGCGAGGCAACGGTGCCAAAGCTCACGGTGATTACGCGCAAAGCCTACGGAGGGGCCTATGACGTGATGAGCAGCAAGCATGTGCGCGGGGACGTCAACTATGCCTGGCCAACCGCCGAAATTGCGGTCATGGGGCCCCAGGGAGCAGTGGAGATCATCTTCAAGAAGGAGATCGCGCAAGCTGCTGATCCAGTGCGGGCTCTCGAGGAGAAGGTGGCGCAGTTCCGGGCGGAGTTTGCCAATCCCTACAAAGCTGCCGAGCGAGGGTATCTGGACGATGTGATCGAACCACATGAGACACGACCTCGCCTGATCAGAGCCTTGGCGCTGTTGGACAGCAAAGCGGTGCCGGTGCCGCGGCGAAAACATGGCAATATCCCCTTGTGACTGGCGGCTACCTCGGAGAATAGCACGGTGAGCACGGTCCATCTTGCTCGGGGTAGTGGGCGTTCGGAATGGGGAGCAAAGTGAGCATGTTCAAGCGGGTGCTGATTGCCAATCGCGGCGAGATTGCGGTTCGCATCATGCGGGCTTGCCGGGAGTTGGACATCGAGACCGTGGCCGTTTTCTCGGAGGTGGACCGCTCCGCACGCCATGTGCGGTACGCCGACTATGCCTTTCCCATAGGCGGGGGGCCCGCAACTGAGAGCTACCTGTGCCAGGAGCGGATTATCGAGGCGGCGCTGCAGGCCAAAGCTGAGGCCATCCACCCGGGGTATGGCTTTTTGGCCGAAAATGCGGCGTTCGCACGGGCGGTGGAGACCGCCGGTTTGGTTTTCGTCGGGCCGCGTCCGGAGACAATCGCTCTGTTGGGCGACAAGATCGCCGCCCGTCACATGGCCAGCAGTGCCGGCATACCCGTAGTGCCCGGCGTGGAGCAGACCATCAGCTCCGCTGACGAGGCCGCAGAGGTGGCGCAGCAGGTTGGGTATCCGCTCCTCATCAAGGCGGCAGCCGGCGGCGGCGGCAAAGGGATGCGGATCGTACGTACCCCAGCAGAACTGCCGGAAGCGGTCAGGGCGGCCCGCTCCGAGTCCCAGTCCGCTTTCGGTGACGGCCGCATTTACATAGAAAAATACCTTGAGCAACCACGGCATGTGGAGATTCAGGTCATTGCCGACAGTCACGGCACCGTCTGTCACCTTGGCGAACGAGAATGTTCCATTCAGCGGCGCCACCAAAAGGTAGTGGAGGAATCCCCTTCCCCGATCGTGGATCAGGCGTTGCGTGCGGCTATGGGCGAAGCAGCGGTGCGTGC contains these protein-coding regions:
- a CDS encoding methylmalonyl-CoA carboxyltransferase, with product IVANQPAVLAGVLDIDASDKGARFVRFCDCFNIPLVTFVDVPGFLPGTAQEFGGIIRHGAKLLYAYCEATVPKLTVITRKAYGGAYDVMSSKHVRGDVNYAWPTAEIAVMGPQGAVEIIFKKEIAQAADPVRALEEKVAQFRAEFANPYKAAERGYLDDVIEPHETRPRLIRALALLDSKAVPVPRRKHGNIPL
- the accC gene encoding acetyl-CoA carboxylase biotin carboxylase subunit, whose product is MFKRVLIANRGEIAVRIMRACRELDIETVAVFSEVDRSARHVRYADYAFPIGGGPATESYLCQERIIEAALQAKAEAIHPGYGFLAENAAFARAVETAGLVFVGPRPETIALLGDKIAARHMASSAGIPVVPGVEQTISSADEAAEVAQQVGYPLLIKAAAGGGGKGMRIVRTPAELPEAVRAARSESQSAFGDGRIYIEKYLEQPRHVEIQVIADSHGTVCHLGERECSIQRRHQKVVEESPSPIVDQALRAAMGEAAVRAARAAGYLNAGTVEFLLDAQRNFYFLEVNTRLQVEHPVTEMVTGIDLVKEQLRVAAGLPLSFRQEEVHWRGAAIECRIYAEDPENDFLPSTGTVSSYREPGGPGVRVDSGIGQGDQISIHYDPLIAKLIVWGQTRAEAIARMRRALSEYTIMGVKTTIPFHLALMANPRFVEGRLSTHFIQEEFAQQTMEAAPTDRQLLAAMASLACILDSQRQQSARPSDNTSPRMGAWKLAGRRRAIEKY